One Rhodothermales bacterium genomic window carries:
- a CDS encoding MotA/TolQ/ExbB proton channel family protein → MTFIHLQETAGAQLGTMQSAPQAETASILDMLLQGGWTMIPLIILSILTIWIFFERVRTLRKAQTDPYLITDRTRSYIQAGDVRGAIGFCEAQNNPISRILKRGLERLGRPIAEIQDAVQAAGKYEAYELEKRTDIIASIAGIAPMLGFLGTVIGMIKAFQEIQNLQGNVNPSVLAGGIWEALVTTAVGLLVGIAAIFLYNFLINRINRLVNDMERSATDFIDLLQEPVPMSSSRSAERAY, encoded by the coding sequence ATGACATTCATTCATCTGCAGGAGACGGCGGGCGCTCAGCTCGGGACCATGCAAAGCGCACCCCAGGCCGAGACGGCCAGCATTCTGGATATGTTGCTGCAGGGCGGATGGACGATGATCCCGTTGATCATTCTGTCTATTTTGACCATCTGGATTTTCTTTGAACGGGTGCGGACGTTGCGCAAGGCGCAGACCGATCCGTACCTCATCACCGATCGGACCCGGTCCTACATCCAGGCCGGCGACGTCCGCGGCGCCATCGGATTCTGCGAGGCGCAGAACAACCCGATCTCGCGCATCCTGAAGCGCGGCCTCGAGCGGCTCGGGCGTCCTATCGCCGAAATCCAGGACGCCGTGCAGGCGGCCGGCAAATACGAAGCCTACGAGCTGGAAAAACGCACGGACATCATCGCGAGCATCGCCGGCATCGCGCCGATGCTCGGCTTCCTCGGCACCGTCATCGGCATGATCAAGGCGTTCCAGGAAATCCAGAACCTGCAGGGCAACGTCAACCCGAGCGTGCTGGCCGGCGGCATCTGGGAAGCCCTGGTGACGACGGCGGTGGGTCTGCTGGTCGGCATCGCCGCCATCTTCCTGTACAACTTCCTGATCAACCGGATCAACCGACTCGTCAACGACATGGAGCGGTCGGCCACGGATTTCATCGATCTGCTCCAGGAGCCCGTGCCGATGTCCTCGTCCCGCAGCGCTGAACGCGCCTACTGA
- a CDS encoding SPOR domain-containing protein, translating into MALPLLEQLARHLNVSRDQAGAALFDFVEQLKADINNNKRAEIRGVGTLHATDEAIRFRPDAGLSMMVNNRFAALETETVQVAFKTNPPAEDHGDDADGVSVPDMDLRGISGDALPDFDEALPNLDDLAADDTLIGDSLDAAFWDGLPDHSNEHPLGESSEPPFEEADFSVLHPSSNLANDITNSPESSAAHENGAIPMKEDDPKSPLFSKEDGRESEEEWSPFFEELEGVEFEVDSPLDIDDTVWDESNPPKPPASPFAGERAEEDEFFFESERESELFGASFDDDMREEATWASSPLEDAPFFEDSPGGRKGRPDPLSDFGDEDELFSPAMGSAGGDAEDALFSEDELFRSAHVAEADETIFLPPDARQGDGRPDRSSGAERLAAAAAAAPAATASPAEASPSRADRRPYERRRSGSGNSMLWLGLAGLVLLIAAGGYAYMKGMLPFGPGATQEAPAPTAARNPAPAPVETPAETNAETPADGTSTDPGAATAPAANTPAPASTAPTGTPAATAPRGFVEGRGGWTIVVSSRESMAEAEALANRYAQLFANEGFPVDILRTDDFGTPRFRVGVGQFGSRQAATTAVAQYARSLPGDAWVISIPR; encoded by the coding sequence ATGGCTCTTCCCCTACTCGAGCAACTCGCCCGCCACCTGAACGTCAGCCGAGATCAGGCCGGCGCGGCGCTCTTCGACTTCGTCGAGCAGCTTAAAGCTGACATAAACAACAACAAGCGTGCTGAAATCCGCGGGGTTGGCACGCTCCATGCAACGGATGAAGCGATCCGCTTCCGTCCCGATGCGGGTCTTTCCATGATGGTGAACAACCGGTTCGCCGCGCTGGAAACGGAGACCGTGCAGGTCGCCTTCAAGACGAATCCGCCTGCGGAGGACCACGGGGACGACGCCGACGGCGTCTCCGTCCCCGACATGGATCTGCGCGGCATCTCGGGCGACGCGCTCCCCGATTTTGACGAGGCCCTTCCAAACCTCGACGACCTTGCGGCTGACGACACGCTGATCGGCGACTCGCTCGACGCGGCGTTCTGGGACGGCCTGCCCGATCATTCCAACGAGCACCCGCTCGGCGAATCCTCGGAGCCGCCCTTCGAAGAGGCTGACTTCTCCGTCCTCCATCCCTCTTCCAACCTTGCCAACGACATCACCAACTCCCCTGAATCGAGCGCTGCGCACGAGAACGGGGCCATTCCTATGAAAGAAGACGATCCGAAATCGCCGCTGTTCTCCAAGGAGGACGGCCGGGAGTCCGAGGAAGAATGGAGTCCATTTTTTGAAGAGCTCGAAGGGGTGGAGTTCGAGGTCGATTCCCCGCTCGATATCGACGACACGGTATGGGACGAATCGAACCCGCCCAAACCGCCGGCCTCGCCGTTTGCCGGCGAACGCGCCGAAGAGGACGAGTTCTTCTTTGAATCCGAGCGCGAGAGCGAACTTTTTGGCGCGTCGTTCGACGACGACATGCGCGAGGAGGCCACGTGGGCCAGCTCGCCGCTGGAAGATGCGCCGTTTTTCGAGGATTCGCCCGGCGGCCGCAAGGGCCGTCCGGATCCGCTTTCCGATTTCGGGGACGAAGACGAGCTCTTTTCGCCGGCGATGGGTTCTGCCGGCGGCGACGCCGAAGACGCGCTGTTCTCGGAAGACGAGCTGTTCCGGAGCGCGCATGTCGCCGAGGCCGATGAAACGATCTTCCTGCCGCCGGATGCGCGCCAGGGCGATGGGCGCCCGGACCGTTCCAGCGGCGCCGAACGCCTCGCCGCTGCGGCCGCCGCCGCGCCCGCGGCCACGGCGAGTCCCGCGGAGGCCAGTCCGTCCCGTGCCGACCGCCGGCCCTACGAACGCCGCCGCTCCGGCTCCGGCAATTCGATGCTGTGGCTCGGTCTGGCCGGCCTCGTGCTGCTGATTGCGGCCGGAGGCTATGCCTACATGAAGGGCATGCTCCCCTTCGGCCCCGGCGCCACACAGGAGGCGCCGGCTCCGACGGCCGCGCGCAACCCGGCGCCCGCGCCGGTGGAAACGCCGGCCGAGACGAACGCGGAGACGCCGGCCGACGGGACGTCGACCGACCCGGGCGCCGCGACCGCTCCGGCGGCGAACACGCCCGCGCCGGCGAGCACCGCCCCGACCGGCACCCCCGCGGCGACCGCGCCGCGCGGCTTTGTCGAAGGACGGGGCGGCTGGACGATCGTGGTGTCGTCCCGCGAGAGCATGGCGGAAGCCGAAGCCCTCGCGAATCGGTACGCCCAGCTATTTGCCAATGAGGGTTTTCCTGTCGATATTCTCCGCACCGACGATTTCGGGACCCCCCGCTTCCGCGTCGGCGTTGGACAGTTTGGTTCGCGACAGGCTGCCACCACGGCTGTCGCGCAATACGCGCGTTCGCTTCCGGGCGACGCCTGGGTCATCTCGATTCCACGCTAA
- a CDS encoding HU family DNA-binding protein, translated as MSDALSEQLNEALGHVIREALIRREQVDIPGLGTFRVDRRSSEMIEGADGELVMRPPRDEVIFIPDFQ; from the coding sequence ATGTCTGATGCACTGTCCGAACAGCTTAACGAGGCCCTGGGGCACGTGATTCGCGAAGCGTTGATTCGCCGCGAGCAGGTGGATATTCCGGGTCTGGGCACGTTTCGGGTCGATCGCCGCTCCAGCGAAATGATTGAAGGCGCCGATGGCGAACTCGTCATGCGGCCGCCTCGCGATGAAGTCATTTTCATCCCTGATTTTCAATAA
- a CDS encoding biopolymer transporter ExbD — protein MPLQFSSSRKPLSAFSLAGLTDIVLLLLIFFLLTSSFIPQFGIRVDLPNADASAPADPNYVTVIITDDGRFFVEQTEVPREALLNTIRDAKGTRTALLLRADESATINQFAAVANVAKALRMTTLMATERGSNRR, from the coding sequence ATGCCGCTCCAGTTTTCATCCTCCCGGAAGCCCCTGTCCGCCTTCAGCCTCGCCGGCCTGACGGACATCGTGCTGCTGCTGCTCATCTTTTTCCTCCTGACGTCGAGCTTCATCCCGCAGTTCGGCATCCGGGTGGATCTGCCCAACGCGGATGCCTCCGCGCCGGCGGATCCGAACTACGTGACCGTGATCATCACGGACGACGGCCGGTTTTTTGTCGAACAGACCGAAGTCCCGCGCGAAGCGCTGCTCAACACGATCCGCGACGCGAAGGGTACGCGCACCGCGCTCCTCCTCCGCGCCGACGAATCCGCCACCATCAACCAGTTCGCCGCGGTCGCCAACGTGGCCAAGGCGCTGCGCATGACGACCCTCATGGCGACCGAACGCGGCAGCAACCGGCGCTAA
- a CDS encoding PfkB family carbohydrate kinase, whose protein sequence is MSILAIGTVAFDSIETPYGSADRVLGGSATYITLAARFFCEPVRLVGVVGADFPEPYIEALRGCGVDLDGLEVDRGGETFAWAGRYHDDMNGRDTLATHLNVLQTFSPKLPPRFRDSRIVCLGNLDPTIQMQVLDQMESPDLVICDTMNFWIDHTPDALQRLLGRIDCLMINDEEARQLAGESNLLLAARAIMAKGPRILVIKKGEHGAIVVDDESVFAFPAFPLERIQDPTGAGDTFMGGFAGYLTREGRYTSDSIRRAILYGSALASFTVERFGPERLLHLQADEINERVAAYRRITHLPEILPLPGSNGSGH, encoded by the coding sequence TTGAGTATTCTCGCCATTGGAACCGTCGCCTTCGATTCCATCGAAACGCCCTATGGATCGGCTGACCGCGTGCTGGGCGGCAGCGCCACCTACATCACCCTCGCCGCGCGGTTCTTTTGCGAGCCGGTGCGGCTCGTCGGCGTCGTCGGGGCGGACTTTCCCGAGCCGTACATCGAGGCGCTGCGGGGCTGCGGCGTGGATCTCGACGGGCTGGAAGTCGACCGGGGCGGGGAGACGTTCGCCTGGGCCGGCCGGTATCATGACGACATGAACGGCCGCGACACGCTGGCCACGCACCTCAACGTGCTCCAGACGTTTTCGCCCAAACTCCCCCCGCGTTTTCGCGACAGCCGGATCGTCTGCCTCGGCAACCTCGATCCGACGATCCAGATGCAGGTGCTCGATCAGATGGAGAGCCCGGACCTCGTCATCTGCGATACGATGAACTTCTGGATCGACCATACGCCGGACGCGCTCCAGCGGCTCCTGGGGCGCATCGACTGCCTGATGATCAACGACGAAGAGGCGCGCCAGCTGGCCGGCGAGTCAAACCTGCTGCTGGCGGCGCGGGCCATCATGGCGAAAGGACCGCGGATCCTGGTCATCAAGAAAGGCGAACATGGCGCCATCGTGGTGGATGACGAGTCGGTGTTTGCCTTCCCGGCCTTCCCGCTGGAGCGGATCCAGGACCCCACCGGCGCCGGCGATACGTTCATGGGCGGCTTCGCCGGCTACCTGACGCGCGAAGGCCGGTACACGAGCGACAGCATCCGCCGCGCCATCCTGTACGGAAGCGCCCTGGCCTCGTTCACGGTGGAACGCTTCGGCCCCGAACGCCTGCTCCATCTGCAGGCTGATGAGATCAACGAACGCGTGGCGGCCTACCGGCGGATCACGCACCTGCCGGAGATCCTCCCGCTGCCCGGATCGAACGGCTCAGGCCACTGA
- a CDS encoding amidohydrolase family protein, with translation MSASLYLDSCASIGMHGPTDARVPWSVDHLRDDLAHAGIHGALVWHWTAREYDPGYGNRRLMEEIRDEPRLIPCWVGLPHHCDEMPDGPAFVEAMQEAGARAVKLFPRRHHYPFDESTCGSLLGALEAKGIPLLIDVGIYGDDQQATFEEVDALCRAHPNLPVLLQKARWESTRTVVPLLLQHPNTYIEFSSFQIHYGLEYLAGKVGAHRLLLGTEWPFKSPGAAKAFIDYCELEEADKALIAGGNLARLLRLEAPPQPYPPRDRGRILDRVMEGKPLDHIPVIDPHTHVLHDGLMGGGYVPMPYGDAPHMIRRNRRMGVDRFCCSSWIGIWIDAAAGNTLIHELCERYPDDILGYATIDPKKSLDYAGEIERCHGAYGFRGLKPYNPRVGLPYNAPLYDPWYTRGNAIGGFVKLHQTAIGDRFLSEIEDIAVRYPNMNYLLAHSAWTWEVARERAAFARRHPNVYLDLTFTSVLHGVVEFFVEEGLADRVLFCTDAPMRDPIPQFGWVAYSQISEADKARILGGNMLRVLEHAGLDLSALRTRYGV, from the coding sequence TTGAGCGCATCCCTCTATCTCGACTCCTGCGCATCGATCGGGATGCACGGACCGACCGACGCGCGCGTCCCGTGGTCGGTGGATCACCTCCGCGACGACCTTGCCCACGCCGGCATCCATGGCGCGCTCGTCTGGCACTGGACCGCGAGGGAATACGACCCCGGCTACGGCAACCGCCGGCTCATGGAGGAAATCCGTGACGAGCCGCGCCTGATCCCCTGCTGGGTCGGCCTGCCCCATCACTGCGACGAGATGCCCGACGGCCCCGCCTTCGTCGAGGCGATGCAGGAAGCCGGCGCCCGCGCCGTGAAGCTGTTTCCGCGCCGGCATCACTATCCATTCGACGAATCGACCTGCGGCAGCCTGCTGGGCGCACTCGAAGCGAAGGGCATCCCGCTCCTGATCGACGTGGGCATCTACGGCGACGACCAGCAGGCCACCTTCGAGGAAGTGGACGCGCTGTGCCGGGCGCACCCGAACCTGCCCGTGCTGCTACAGAAGGCGCGCTGGGAAAGCACGCGGACGGTGGTGCCGCTGCTGTTGCAGCACCCGAACACCTACATCGAGTTTTCGAGCTTCCAGATCCACTACGGTCTGGAGTACCTGGCCGGCAAGGTGGGCGCGCATCGGCTGCTGCTGGGCACCGAGTGGCCTTTCAAAAGCCCCGGCGCCGCGAAGGCATTCATCGACTACTGCGAGCTGGAGGAGGCCGACAAGGCGCTGATCGCCGGCGGCAACCTCGCCCGGCTGCTTCGGCTCGAAGCCCCGCCCCAGCCCTATCCCCCGCGAGACCGGGGCCGGATCCTGGATCGCGTCATGGAGGGCAAGCCCCTCGACCATATTCCGGTTATCGACCCGCACACCCACGTGCTGCACGACGGCCTGATGGGAGGCGGCTACGTCCCGATGCCCTATGGCGACGCGCCGCACATGATCCGCCGGAATCGCCGGATGGGCGTCGACCGGTTTTGCTGCTCCTCGTGGATCGGCATCTGGATCGACGCGGCGGCGGGCAATACGCTCATCCACGAACTCTGCGAGCGCTATCCGGACGACATCCTGGGCTACGCCACGATCGATCCGAAAAAAAGCCTCGATTACGCCGGCGAGATCGAACGCTGCCACGGCGCGTACGGGTTTCGCGGCCTGAAGCCGTACAATCCGCGCGTCGGGCTGCCGTACAACGCACCGCTCTACGATCCCTGGTATACCCGGGGCAACGCGATCGGGGGGTTCGTCAAGCTGCACCAGACCGCGATCGGCGACCGGTTTCTGAGTGAGATCGAGGATATCGCGGTGCGGTACCCGAACATGAACTACCTGCTCGCCCACTCGGCCTGGACCTGGGAGGTCGCCCGGGAGCGCGCCGCGTTCGCCCGACGCCATCCGAACGTCTACCTGGACCTCACCTTCACCAGCGTGCTCCACGGCGTCGTCGAGTTCTTCGTCGAGGAAGGCCTCGCCGACCGGGTCCTGTTCTGCACCGACGCGCCCATGCGCGACCCGATCCCGCAGTTCGGCTGGGTGGCGTACAGCCAGATTTCCGAAGCGGACAAGGCCCGGATCCTGGGCGGCAACATGCTGCGGGTGCTCGAGCATGCCGGCCTCGACCTGTCGGCCTTGCGCACCCGATACGGGGTTTGA
- a CDS encoding DUF839 domain-containing protein produces MFSRRYFFKQAGSISLGFAGLHRLFHVDSRLSERRYAPHLASDPQQILDLPEGFSYRVISRAGDPMADGFVVPARPDGMAAFPGPDGLTILVRNHEVDVTPGMGAYGENNALFSRIDRSFVYDPGTDGTPSLGGTTTLVYDTRSQSVVREFLSLAGTQRNCAGGPTPWNSWITCEETVERAGEVNAKDHGFNFEVPATVRPALFQPVPLKAMGRFNHEAIAVDPASGIVYQTEDRHDGLIYRYIPVAPGDLARGGKLQALAIVDRPSLDTRNWPEADPNAVPLRSIQTVQWVDLDDVEAPNDDLRFRGFEAGAARFARGEGMWYGGGAIYFACTNGGREKKGQIWRYTPSPSEGKAQESRNPATLELFVEPNDGSIVENADNLTVSPWGDLVVCEDGPGSQHLLRITPDGEVIRFAANTLSDSEFAGSTFSPDGSTLFVNIQVDGLTLAITGPWERYS; encoded by the coding sequence ATGTTTTCACGCCGCTATTTTTTCAAGCAGGCCGGCTCCATTTCGCTGGGTTTTGCCGGGCTGCACCGCCTGTTCCATGTCGATTCCCGGCTCTCCGAGCGTCGGTATGCCCCGCATCTGGCCTCCGATCCGCAGCAGATCCTGGATCTCCCCGAAGGCTTCTCTTACCGGGTGATCTCCCGCGCGGGCGACCCGATGGCCGACGGGTTCGTCGTGCCGGCGCGCCCCGATGGCATGGCGGCGTTTCCGGGCCCTGACGGCCTGACGATCCTTGTCCGGAATCATGAAGTGGATGTCACGCCGGGGATGGGCGCTTATGGCGAAAACAATGCGCTGTTTTCCCGGATCGACCGATCGTTCGTCTACGACCCCGGGACGGACGGCACGCCGTCGCTCGGCGGTACGACGACCCTCGTGTACGACACGCGAAGCCAGTCCGTCGTCCGGGAATTTCTTTCGCTGGCCGGCACGCAGCGCAACTGCGCCGGCGGCCCCACGCCCTGGAACAGCTGGATCACGTGCGAGGAGACCGTCGAGCGCGCCGGCGAGGTGAACGCGAAAGATCACGGATTCAACTTCGAGGTGCCGGCGACGGTCAGGCCCGCGCTGTTCCAACCGGTTCCCCTCAAGGCCATGGGCCGCTTCAACCATGAGGCCATCGCGGTAGACCCGGCCAGCGGCATCGTGTACCAGACCGAGGACCGGCACGACGGATTGATCTATCGCTACATCCCGGTCGCGCCCGGCGACTTGGCCCGCGGGGGCAAGCTCCAGGCGCTGGCCATCGTCGACCGCCCTTCCCTCGACACGCGAAACTGGCCGGAGGCTGACCCGAACGCCGTCCCGCTCCGATCCATCCAGACCGTGCAATGGGTGGATCTGGACGACGTGGAAGCGCCCAACGACGACCTGCGCTTCCGGGGGTTCGAAGCCGGCGCGGCCCGCTTCGCCCGGGGCGAGGGCATGTGGTATGGCGGCGGCGCGATCTACTTCGCCTGCACGAATGGCGGACGCGAGAAAAAGGGGCAGATCTGGCGGTATACGCCGAGCCCGTCCGAGGGCAAGGCCCAGGAATCCCGCAATCCGGCTACGCTCGAGCTGTTCGTCGAGCCCAACGACGGATCCATCGTCGAAAATGCGGACAACCTCACCGTATCGCCCTGGGGTGATCTCGTCGTGTGCGAGGACGGTCCGGGCAGCCAGCATCTGCTGCGCATCACGCCGGATGGCGAGGTGATACGGTTTGCGGCGAATACCCTGAGCGACTCCGAGTTCGCCGGCTCGACCTTCTCCCCCGACGGGTCCACCCTCTTCGTCAACATCCAGGTCGACGGGCTCACTCTGGCCATCACCGGACCCTGGGAGCGCTATAGCTGA
- a CDS encoding tetratricopeptide repeat protein: protein MVQARLIFGLLLVLTCCVPSQAHAQFAAETPERVYTEAFKLYSDQLYVQAIDAFDDFRTRYPHHISTPEALYYQAESALIVGREEQAIALFTTFEDQYPSHPLAYDARLALGTYYYSKGNYDRAITTLARVIQQAPPDEVASKALYWMGESATHLNNVPEAIRYYERAALEYPETTTAPTALYAIATLQIEQGEPDAAARFFELLTARYPNSTYTQGLGLALAEVYYEQGEYQRAIDEVNRRMPNLDSYSQDRAHFLLAESYNQMRNSDLAIVHYRRFTESSPDSPYYRNALYGLAWNYHFQGAFQWAADNFGLAKQGSRDVLASKSAYYQAVNTKLARNLPEAMNLFHEAADQFPRSPMADTVLFELGMTAYELHNWEVSRDAFSRLLNDYPNSSLRGEAFYRRGSAMIALGDFDAALSNFDRAIALNAAPADLKNEVLFQKAWLQYRYENYREAAPAFMSLHDSAPTSEWGSDALFWAAESYHQSGDLNRAASLFRQYLRGNTGGKHVDAAHYALGWTYFKQANYQDAITEFRTFLREYRESDGYVPYRTDAQLRLADSYYALKRYPEAIQAYQQVGGQDSDDYALYQIGQAYNNAGEQLDAIATFRKLLSDFPESDWKEEAQYNLGYLYFLNQNYTQAISAYESLIKNYPRDPLAAKSQYGIGDALFNAERLDEAVAAYEKVLREYPDSPFAADAAAGIQVALDALDDPTRASSIIDEFTAANPSSPVADELRFRQAEVKYQTGRTDEALADFQRFVRESENIKLLPDAYYYIGTILTERSKPAEAESFLQQIVNRYPDSKRRPEATLKLGQIYLDQGRNQDALDLFKNLETMSGATPALMAQARYGQAKALMNLGRLGEAERQLTELTSTNSNRIQMGPALLGLARVYEASGRPMEAIQLYRQVTSDSPDETGAEALYRLGDLLTRQGQARAAIEELGRMPVLFSGYSNWMAEGYLAQARAFMAIGQRGDAAQMYDRVLEEFRGTIYADRAAKEKASL, encoded by the coding sequence ATGGTTCAGGCACGTTTGATATTCGGCCTTCTGCTCGTCCTCACCTGCTGCGTCCCGTCGCAGGCTCACGCGCAATTCGCGGCCGAAACGCCGGAGCGGGTGTATACCGAAGCGTTCAAGCTGTACTCGGACCAGCTGTATGTGCAGGCCATCGACGCGTTCGATGACTTCAGGACGCGGTACCCGCATCACATCAGCACGCCCGAGGCCCTGTATTACCAGGCCGAGTCCGCCTTGATCGTGGGCAGGGAGGAACAGGCGATCGCGCTTTTTACGACGTTCGAGGATCAATATCCATCGCATCCTCTCGCCTATGACGCGCGGCTGGCGCTGGGCACGTATTATTATTCGAAGGGTAACTACGACCGGGCGATTACTACCCTTGCTCGTGTTATTCAACAGGCTCCGCCCGATGAAGTTGCCTCGAAGGCCCTGTACTGGATGGGTGAGTCGGCCACGCATCTGAACAACGTGCCCGAAGCGATCCGCTACTACGAGCGGGCCGCGCTCGAATATCCGGAGACCACCACGGCGCCCACCGCGCTCTACGCCATCGCGACCCTGCAGATCGAACAGGGCGAGCCGGACGCCGCGGCCCGCTTCTTCGAACTGCTCACCGCCCGCTATCCCAACTCTACCTACACCCAGGGGCTCGGACTGGCCCTGGCGGAGGTCTATTACGAGCAGGGCGAATACCAGCGCGCGATCGACGAGGTGAACCGCCGCATGCCGAACCTCGACAGCTATTCGCAGGACCGCGCGCATTTTCTGCTTGCCGAGTCGTACAACCAGATGCGCAACAGCGATCTCGCGATCGTGCACTACCGCCGGTTCACCGAAAGCAGCCCCGACAGCCCCTACTACCGCAACGCCCTCTACGGCCTCGCCTGGAACTACCACTTCCAGGGCGCCTTCCAGTGGGCGGCGGACAATTTCGGGCTCGCCAAACAGGGCAGCCGGGACGTACTGGCCAGCAAGTCGGCCTACTATCAGGCCGTCAACACAAAGCTGGCCCGCAACCTGCCCGAGGCGATGAACCTCTTCCACGAAGCCGCCGACCAGTTCCCCCGGAGCCCGATGGCCGATACCGTGCTCTTCGAGCTGGGCATGACGGCCTATGAGCTGCACAACTGGGAGGTCTCGCGCGACGCGTTCAGCCGGCTTCTGAACGACTACCCGAATTCGTCCCTACGGGGCGAAGCCTTCTACCGCCGCGGCAGCGCGATGATCGCGCTCGGAGACTTCGACGCGGCGCTGAGCAACTTCGACCGCGCCATCGCGCTGAACGCCGCGCCGGCGGATCTCAAGAACGAGGTCCTCTTCCAGAAAGCGTGGCTCCAGTACCGGTACGAGAACTACCGGGAGGCGGCGCCGGCGTTCATGAGCCTGCACGACAGCGCGCCGACGTCGGAATGGGGCAGCGACGCCCTGTTCTGGGCGGCCGAAAGCTACCATCAATCCGGCGACCTGAACCGGGCGGCCAGCCTGTTCCGGCAGTACCTGCGCGGCAACACGGGCGGCAAACACGTCGACGCCGCGCATTATGCGCTGGGCTGGACCTATTTCAAGCAGGCGAACTACCAGGACGCCATCACCGAATTCCGGACCTTCCTGCGGGAATACCGCGAATCCGACGGCTATGTGCCCTACCGCACCGACGCCCAGCTCCGGCTGGCCGACAGCTATTACGCCCTGAAGCGGTATCCCGAAGCCATCCAGGCCTATCAGCAGGTGGGCGGTCAGGACAGCGACGACTACGCGCTCTACCAGATCGGGCAGGCCTACAACAACGCCGGCGAACAGCTGGACGCCATCGCGACGTTCCGGAAGCTGCTCAGCGACTTCCCGGAAAGCGACTGGAAGGAAGAGGCGCAGTACAACCTGGGCTATCTCTACTTCCTGAACCAGAACTACACCCAGGCCATCTCCGCGTACGAGAGCCTCATCAAGAACTACCCGCGCGACCCCCTCGCCGCCAAAAGCCAGTACGGCATCGGCGACGCGCTCTTCAACGCCGAACGGCTCGACGAGGCGGTCGCGGCGTACGAGAAGGTCTTGCGCGAGTATCCCGACAGCCCCTTCGCCGCCGACGCGGCCGCGGGCATCCAGGTCGCGCTCGACGCCCTCGACGACCCGACCCGCGCCTCGAGCATCATCGACGAGTTCACCGCGGCGAACCCCTCGTCGCCCGTGGCCGACGAGCTGCGTTTCCGCCAGGCGGAAGTGAAGTACCAGACGGGGCGGACCGACGAGGCGCTGGCCGATTTCCAACGTTTCGTGCGCGAATCGGAGAACATCAAACTCCTGCCGGACGCCTACTACTACATCGGGACGATCCTGACCGAGCGCAGCAAGCCGGCGGAGGCCGAATCCTTCCTCCAGCAGATCGTCAATCGCTACCCGGACAGCAAGCGCCGGCCGGAAGCGACGCTGAAGCTGGGCCAGATCTATCTGGACCAGGGCCGCAATCAGGATGCGCTCGATCTGTTCAAGAACCTGGAGACGATGAGCGGGGCGACGCCGGCCCTGATGGCGCAGGCGCGCTACGGGCAGGCGAAGGCGCTCATGAACCTCGGCCGCCTGGGTGAGGCCGAACGGCAGCTGACCGAACTCACCAGCACTAACTCGAACCGCATCCAGATGGGCCCCGCCCTGCTCGGCCTCGCGCGCGTCTACGAAGCGTCCGGCCGGCCGATGGAGGCGATCCAGCTCTACCGCCAGGTGACGTCCGACAGCCCTGACGAGACCGGCGCCGAAGCGCTCTACCGCCTCGGCGACCTGCTGACGCGCCAGGGCCAGGCCCGCGCCGCCATCGAAGAGCTGGGCCGGATGCCGGTGCTGTTCAGCGGATACTCCAACTGGATGGCCGAAGGCTATCTGGCGCAAGCACGCGCCTTTATGGCGATCGGGCAACGGGGCGACGCCGCCCAGATGTACGATCGCGTTCTCGAAGAATTCCGAGGCACGATTTATGCTGACCGTGCCGCTAAAGAAAAGGCATCCCTCTGA
- the folB gene encoding dihydroneopterin aldolase, producing the protein MSTGTVRLINAVFYAHHGVMQEEHRIGGRYEVDVSMDLDFEAAAREDDLTRTVDYEQVYRLVQRIVTENRFYLIEKLAYLIGEEVLSAYGHVEGVEVLVRKPNPPVGGTCDRAEALYRCRRAD; encoded by the coding sequence ATGTCCACAGGCACCGTTCGCCTCATAAATGCCGTTTTTTACGCCCATCACGGGGTCATGCAGGAGGAACACCGGATCGGGGGCCGCTATGAAGTGGATGTGTCGATGGACCTCGATTTCGAAGCCGCGGCCCGGGAGGACGACCTGACCCGCACGGTGGATTACGAGCAGGTCTACCGCCTCGTTCAGCGTATCGTTACGGAGAATCGCTTCTACCTCATCGAGAAACTCGCCTACCTGATCGGCGAAGAGGTGCTGAGCGCCTACGGGCACGTGGAAGGGGTCGAGGTGCTCGTCCGCAAACCAAATCCGCCCGTCGGCGGCACATGCGACCGCGCGGAAGCGCTGTATCGCTGCCGGCGCGCCGACTGA